A portion of the Stigmatopora argus isolate UIUO_Sarg chromosome 15, RoL_Sarg_1.0, whole genome shotgun sequence genome contains these proteins:
- the zbtb8os gene encoding protein archease — protein MDDRQLDLTEAQKQTKLRLPSILKKYEYLDHTADVQIHSWGNTLEEAFEQCAMGMFGYMTDTETVEPTNTVEVVSEGDDLESLLFHFLDDWLYKFSAVDFFVPREVKVLNIDRSHFKIRSIGWGEEFSLLKHPQGTEVKAITYSAMQIYDSEKPEIFAIVDI, from the exons ATGGACGACCGGCAGCTGGACTTGACAGAGGCgcaaaaacaaactaaattgaGGCTCCCTAGCATTTTGAAGAAATATGAAT acttggATCATACAGCAGATGTGCA AATCCACTCCTGGGGGAACACTCTCGAAGAAGCCTTTGAGCAATGCGCCATGGGAATGTTCGGGTACATGACAGATACCGAAACCGTGGAACCCACAAACACTGTAGAAGTGGTGTCAGAGG GAGACGACCTGGAATCGCTGCTCTTCCATTTCCTCGATGACTGGCTGTACAAGTTTAGTGCAGTTGATTTCTTTGTTCCAAGG GAAGTTAAGGTTTTGAACATTGACAGAAGTCATTTTAAGATTCGCTCTATtgg ATGGGGTGAAGAATTCTCATTGTTGAAGCATCCACAG gGAACAGAAGTGAAAGCAATTACATATTCTGCAATGCAAATCTACGACAGCGAGAAACCAGAAATATTCGCAATTGTTGATATTTGA
- the khdrbs1a gene encoding KH domain-containing, RNA-binding, signal transduction-associated protein 1a encodes MEDTKYLPELLAEKDSLDSSFTHAMKLISAEIDRIQKGEIKKEPEKETYLDLFTTQTLKLKERVLIPSKHYPRVNFVGKILGPQGSTIKRLQEETGAKISVLGKGSMRDKTKEEELRTGGEAKYAHLAMELHVFIEVMAPIPDAYLRMAHAMDEVKKFLIPEPGEYDPYMDPHFLNGSHDGSARGRGQMGRGRGGPPGAGPRGRGLPRGGPRGGMRGGAPRGAMGRGNSRGGPAGRGVPAAPNRGGAAARSRPPAAGAPRMLPAAALSHQQVPPSGTQPKPESYEDYPAYEDSYAEPAYEGYENYYNQQPVPTDTEYYDYGHGEPQEAAYEQYGQEDWDSTWSAAAAGGKAAPARQAKGAYREHPYGRF; translated from the exons ATGGAAGACACCAAGTACCTGCCGGAGCTCCTGGCTGAAAAAGACAGCCTGGATTCGTCATTCACCCACGCAATGAAGCTAATATCTGCAG AGATTGATAGGATCCAAAAGGGTGAAATCAAGAAAGAACCAGAAAAGGAGACATACCTGGACCTCTTTACTACACAGACACTAAAGCTTAAAGAGCGTGTACTTATCCCTTCCAAGCATTATCCCAGG GTGAACTTTGTCGGCAAGATTTTGGGGCCTCAGGGCAGCACTATCAAGAGGCTACAAGAGGAAACAGGGGCCAAGATTTCAGTTTTGGGGAAAGGCTCCATGAGGGACAAGACTAAG GAGGAAGAGCTGCGGACTGGCGGGGAAGCCAAATATGCTCACCTTGCTATGGAGCTGCACGTTTTTATCGAAGTGATGGCCCCCATTCCGGACGCTTACCTTCGCATGGCTCACGCCATGGACGAAGTCAAAAAGTTCCTGATTCCA GAGCCCGGCGAGTACGATCCATACATGGACCCCCACTTCCTCAACGGTTCCCACGACGGTTCAGCCAGGGGGCGAGGACAAATGGGACGAGGCCGAGGCGGACCGCCAGGCGCCGGACCCAG AGGGCGCGGACTTCCCCGCGGCGGTCCTCGGGGGGGTATGCGCGGCGGAGCCCCACGAGGAGCCATGGGCCGAGGCAATTCGCGGGGCGGGCCGGCCGGTAGAGGCGTCCCCGCGGCTCCCAATCGAGGGGGCGCCGCCGCCCGTTCAAGACCCCCCGCGGCCGGGGCGCCCAGGATGCTCCCCGCCGCCGCCCTTTCCCACCAGCAAGTCCCCCCCTCGGGCACCCAACCCAAACCCGAGTCCTATGAAGACTAT CCTGCTTATGAGGATTCATATGCAGAGCCCGCCTATGAGGggtatgaaaattattataaccAACAGCCCGTGCCCAC CGATACCGAGTACTACGATTACGGACACGGAGAGCCCCAGGAAGCCGCCTACGAGCAATACG GTCAGGAGGACTGGGACAGCACGTGGTCGGCCGCCGCGGCCGGCGGCAAGGCCGCCCCGGCCAGGCAGGCCAAAGGAGCCTATAGAGAGCATCCCTATGGGAGATTCTGA
- the tmem39b gene encoding transmembrane protein 39B, translated as MAGGRRGANRTTYCRSPLGSEPGSVSNGNHSTSSPVTGVRSRTRSGTGACLSSPPLAATTVIPLKHCKIPELPVDNNILFELHLFFCHLIALFVHYVNIYKTVWWYPPSHPPSHTSLNFHLIDYNMLVFIVIILARRLIGAVVKEASQSGKLSFPHSIFLVMARFVVLTLTGWSLCRSLIYLFRTYSVLSLLFLCYPFGMYIPFFRLSCDIRRAGALSPIASIGSKEMGGVGRGRDYLSVLKETWKQHTSQLYGVQVTPTHACCLSPDLIRKEVEYLKMDFNWRMKEVLVSSMLSAYYVAFVPVWFVKSTQYVDKCWSCELFILVSVSTSVILMRHFLPPRYCDLLHKAAAHLGCWQKVDPSLCSNVLQHLWTEEYMWPQGVLVKHSKNVYKATGHYNVAVPSDVSHYRFYFFFNKPLRILNILLILEGSMIFYQLYSLIGSEKWHQTISLALILFSNYYAFFKLLRDRIVLGKAYAYSNGPSDQKVS; from the exons ATGGCAGGTGGAAGGCGAGGGGCAAACCGCACCACTTACTGCAGAAGTCCACTAGGCAGCGAACCAGGCTCGGTCAGCAATGGCAACCACTCCACCAGCTCCCCGGTCACCGGCGTCCGCTCTCGCACGAG GAGCGGTACCGGAGCCTGCCTGAGCAGCCCTCCATTAGCCGCGACGACAGTGATACCGTTGAAACACTGCAAGATCCCAGAGTTGCCCGTGGATAACAACATCCTCTTCGAACTGCATCTTTTCTTCTGCCATCTTATTGCCCTTTTTGTCCACTATGTCAATATCTACAAAACGGTATGGTGGTATCCGCCATCGCATCCTCCTTCACACACTTCGCTG aatTTCCACCTGATTGATTATAACATGCTGGTGTTCATAGTCATCATTTTGGCTCGGAGATTAATCGGCGCAGTCGTTAAAGAG GCATCGCAGAGCGGGAAGCTCTCCTTTCCTCATTCCATCTTCTTGGTCATGGCACGCTTTGTCGTGCTAACGCTAACGGGGTGGAGCTTGTGCCGATCTCTTATTTACCTCTTCAGAACGTACTCCGTGCTAAGTCTACTTTTTCTCTGCTACCC ATTCGGGATGTACATCCCTTTCTTTCGGCTGAGCTGCGACATCCGACGCGCCGGCGCCCTCTCGCCCATCGCCAGCATCGGCTCCAAAGAGATGGGCGGCGTCGGCCGGGGGCGGGACTACCTGAGCGTGCTGAAGGAAACGTGGAAGCAGCACACCAGCCAGCTGTACGGCGTCCAGGTCACGCCCACTCACGCCTGCTGCCTGTCGCCGGATTTGATCCGCAAGGAGGTGGAGTACCTCAAGATGGACTTTAACTGGAGAATGAAGGAGGTGCTGGTCAGCTCCATGCTCAGTGCCTACTACGTGGCCTTTGTGCCCGTCTGGTTTGTCAAG agcACGCAGTACGTGGACAAATGCTGGTCCTGCGAGCTCTTCATCCTGGTCTCGGTCAGCACGTCAGTCATTCTGATGAGGCACTTCTTGCCGCCCCGCTACTGCGACCTCCTCCACAAGGCAGCGGCGCACTTGGGCTGCTGGCAGAAAGTCGACCCGTCCCTCTGCTCCAACGTCCTCCAGCACTT GTGGACCGAAGAATACATGTGGCCGCAGGGGGTCCTGGTCAAGCATAGCAAGAATGTCTACAAAGCTACGGGACACTACAATGTTGCCGTACCATCTGACGTGTCCCATTATCGCTTCTAC TTTTTCTTCAACAAGCCGCTACGAATATTGAACATCCTCCTCATCCTGGAAGGTTCCATGATATTTTACCAACTGTACTCGTTGATCGGCTCGGAAAAGTGGCATCAGACCATATCGCTGGCGCTGATTCTCTTCAGCAACTACTACGCTTTCTTTAAACTACTGAGAGACAGAATTGTCTTAGGTAAGGCGTACGCTTACTCCAACGGTCCCTCGGATCAGAAAGTGAGTTAG